A part of Melittangium boletus DSM 14713 genomic DNA contains:
- a CDS encoding chlorinating enzyme — translation MNTAPDTLLTPEEITRFKQDGVIGPFKLYEPEVARELLQTIRMRNADRSHALHKNDVNYDRHFDIPELSQHVGHPGIVRRVRGILGMDLLGWRTEFFPKFPGAAGTEWHQVANYRYATGVPMLEPVDGRNSDHLDITVWTVFTEATRENGCMKFLPGSHKKVYYDESKAVTQGRSDAYRSIEAKSDFFGYDFQEFKVDPKWMPDESQALAMEMQPGECVIFTAKCVHASYPNTTQRKTRFAITSRYTSTDVRVYPYERKFRAHGGDFDLDAANYGCVLVSGEDRYGHNRIRRENNLGQPFPHLA, via the coding sequence ATGAACACTGCTCCTGACACCCTGCTGACCCCCGAGGAAATCACCCGCTTCAAGCAAGACGGTGTGATTGGTCCGTTCAAGCTCTACGAGCCCGAGGTGGCGCGAGAGCTTCTACAAACCATTCGCATGCGCAACGCCGACCGGAGCCACGCGCTGCACAAGAACGACGTCAACTACGACCGGCACTTCGACATCCCCGAGTTGTCGCAGCACGTTGGCCACCCGGGCATCGTTCGTCGCGTGCGCGGCATCCTGGGCATGGATCTCCTGGGCTGGCGCACCGAGTTCTTCCCGAAGTTTCCCGGCGCCGCCGGGACCGAGTGGCACCAGGTCGCGAACTACCGCTACGCGACCGGTGTGCCCATGCTGGAGCCGGTGGACGGCCGCAACAGCGACCACCTCGATATCACCGTCTGGACGGTGTTCACCGAGGCCACCCGCGAGAACGGGTGCATGAAGTTCCTGCCCGGCAGCCACAAGAAGGTTTACTACGACGAGTCCAAGGCCGTGACCCAAGGGCGCTCCGACGCGTACCGCTCGATCGAGGCGAAGAGCGATTTCTTCGGCTACGACTTCCAGGAGTTCAAGGTCGACCCCAAGTGGATGCCCGACGAGAGCCAGGCGCTCGCCATGGAGATGCAACCGGGTGAGTGCGTCATCTTCACGGCCAAGTGCGTGCATGCGTCGTATCCCAACACGACCCAGCGCAAGACCCGCTTCGCCATCACCAGCCGGTACACGTCCACGGACGTGCGCGTCTACCCGTACGAGCGCAAGTTCCGCGCCCATGGTGGGGACTTCGATCTGGACGCGGCGAACTACGGCTGCGTGCTGGTGAGCGGAGAGGATCGCTACGGGCACAATCGCATCCGCCGCGAGAACAACCTGGGACAACCCTTTCCGCATCTGGCCTGA